In 'Nostoc azollae' 0708, the following are encoded in one genomic region:
- the dnaK gene encoding molecular chaperone DnaK yields MGKVVGIDLGTTNSVVAVMEGGKPVVIANAEGMRTTPSVVGFTKEGERVVGQMARRQTVLNPQNTFFAVKRFIGRKYGELNPDSKRVPYTIRKDEIGSIKVACPRLNKEFTPEEISAMVLRKLADDAGRYLGETVTGAVITVPAYFNDSQRQATRDAGRIAGLDVLRILNEPTAASLAYGLYRGETETILVFDLGGGTFDVSILEVGDGIFEVKATSGDTQLGGNDFDRKIVDWLAGQFLEAEGVDLRSDRQALQRLMEAAEKAKIELSAVSVTDINLPFITATEDGPKHLETRLTRSQFEGLCGDLISRVRTPVKRALKDAGLSPVDIEEVVLVGGSTRIPIVKQLVRDFIGMEPNENVNPDEVVAVGAAIQAGILAGELKDVLLLDVTPLSLGLETIGGVMKKLIPRNTTIPVRRSDIFSTSENNQNSVEIHVVQGEREMAANNKSLGRFKLYGIPPAPRGIPQVQISFDIDANGILQVTALDRTTGREQSITIQGASTLSESEVNRMIQDAQKYADVDRERKERVEKRTRSEALILQAERQLREVALEMGMQFARNRRQRIDNICRELRESLKDNDDRGIDQAYSDLQDALYELNREVREYYAEDEDEDLFGAIRDIFTGDKERERDYSRENYREPDSNNRDYSRDYGRDNRSPSYDSPPPHRRRPTYRDNWDEDDDWL; encoded by the coding sequence ATGGGCAAGGTAGTCGGCATCGACTTGGGTACAACCAACTCAGTAGTCGCCGTAATGGAGGGTGGCAAGCCGGTGGTGATTGCCAATGCTGAAGGTATGCGAACAACTCCCTCTGTTGTTGGCTTCACCAAAGAAGGTGAAAGGGTGGTTGGACAAATGGCAAGACGGCAAACTGTTCTTAATCCCCAAAATACCTTTTTTGCAGTTAAACGCTTCATTGGGCGGAAATATGGTGAACTTAACCCAGATTCCAAGCGTGTACCCTATACCATCCGCAAAGATGAAATAGGCAGTATTAAAGTTGCGTGTCCCCGCTTAAATAAAGAATTTACCCCAGAAGAAATTTCAGCTATGGTGCTGAGGAAATTGGCAGATGATGCTGGTCGCTATTTGGGAGAAACTGTCACTGGGGCTGTAATTACCGTTCCAGCTTATTTTAATGATTCCCAACGCCAGGCTACCCGCGATGCTGGGAGAATTGCTGGTTTAGATGTTTTGCGAATTCTCAATGAACCGACTGCGGCTTCTTTGGCTTACGGATTATATCGGGGTGAAACGGAAACCATCTTAGTTTTTGATTTGGGTGGTGGGACTTTTGATGTGTCGATTTTGGAAGTAGGTGACGGCATATTCGAGGTTAAAGCCACTAGTGGAGATACGCAATTAGGTGGTAATGATTTTGATAGAAAGATAGTTGATTGGTTGGCAGGACAATTTTTAGAAGCAGAGGGTGTAGATTTAAGAAGTGATCGCCAAGCTTTACAAAGGTTAATGGAAGCCGCAGAAAAGGCCAAAATTGAACTTTCTGCTGTCAGTGTCACCGATATTAACCTACCCTTCATCACCGCCACAGAGGACGGACCTAAACATTTAGAAACACGCCTGACGCGATCGCAATTTGAAGGACTATGTGGTGACTTAATCAGCAGAGTGCGAACACCAGTCAAAAGGGCGCTAAAAGATGCCGGACTTTCCCCAGTAGATATTGAAGAAGTTGTACTAGTAGGCGGTTCCACCAGGATACCAATAGTAAAACAGCTAGTGCGGGACTTCATAGGTATGGAACCCAACGAAAACGTCAACCCTGATGAAGTTGTGGCCGTAGGTGCAGCAATTCAAGCAGGTATTTTAGCCGGCGAACTCAAAGATGTATTGCTGTTAGATGTCACACCCCTATCTTTAGGACTGGAAACCATTGGTGGCGTGATGAAAAAGCTCATTCCCCGTAACACCACAATACCAGTACGACGCTCCGACATTTTTTCCACCTCTGAAAATAACCAAAACAGCGTAGAAATCCACGTTGTCCAAGGTGAGAGAGAAATGGCAGCAAATAATAAGTCTTTGGGAAGATTTAAGCTGTATGGCATCCCACCAGCACCACGAGGCATCCCACAGGTTCAAATATCCTTTGATATTGATGCCAACGGGATTTTACAGGTAACGGCTTTAGATCGTACCACTGGCAGAGAACAGAGTATCACAATTCAAGGCGCTTCTACCTTGAGTGAATCAGAAGTAAATCGCATGATTCAAGATGCTCAAAAATATGCTGATGTTGACCGGGAAAGGAAAGAACGGGTAGAAAAACGCACTCGTTCCGAGGCATTGATTTTACAAGCAGAACGGCAATTGAGGGAAGTAGCCTTGGAAATGGGGATGCAGTTTGCCCGTAACCGTCGTCAACGCATTGACAATATTTGCCGGGAACTGCGTGAAAGTTTAAAAGATAATGATGATCGCGGTATTGACCAAGCTTACTCTGACCTGCAAGATGCTCTGTATGAGCTAAATCGCGAAGTGCGAGAGTATTATGCTGAAGATGAAGATGAAGACCTATTTGGTGCCATCCGTGACATCTTCACTGGTGATAAAGAACGGGAACGGGATTATTCCAGAGAAAACTATCGGGAACCCGATTCTAATAACAGAGACTATAGTCGAGACTATGGTAGAGACAATCGTTCTCCCTCCTATGATAGTCCTCCACCACACCGCCGCCGTCCCACCTACCGGGATAATTGGGATGAAGACGATGATTGGCTGTAA
- a CDS encoding ParM/StbA family protein encodes MTDQPPVANPMNAAAIPMNRVAPTPINNNVNKPVSVSGKNILSVDLGRTSTKTCVNREPANVAFIPANVKQMSIEQIRGGVFESKATDPLMDLWMEYQGNGYAVGQLAADFGANLGVGQSKVEDALAKVLVAAGYFKLKDEISVIVGLPFLSLEQFEREKAQLMSLISGPHVMNFRGETVSLNVTKVWVMPEGYGSLLWCETQPNKGSSMPDLTKVSVGIVDIGHQTIDLLMVDNFRFARGASKSEDFGMSKFYEMVAKEIEGADSQSLALISAVNKPKGDRFYRPKGASKPANLDDFLPNLTEQFSREICSIVLAWLPERVTDVIITGGGGEFFWEDVQRLLKEAKIHAHLAAPSRQANALGQYIYGEAQLSAVRAAR; translated from the coding sequence ATGACAGACCAACCTCCCGTAGCTAACCCAATGAATGCCGCAGCTATCCCTATGAATCGAGTAGCTCCAACCCCTATAAACAACAATGTTAATAAGCCAGTTAGTGTTTCGGGGAAAAATATTCTCAGCGTGGATTTAGGTAGAACCTCTACCAAAACTTGTGTCAACCGCGAACCTGCCAATGTTGCTTTCATTCCTGCCAATGTTAAGCAAATGTCAATAGAACAAATACGCGGTGGTGTGTTTGAATCTAAAGCCACAGATCCTTTGATGGATTTGTGGATGGAATATCAAGGTAACGGATATGCTGTGGGTCAACTGGCAGCAGATTTTGGTGCTAATTTAGGAGTAGGCCAATCTAAGGTAGAAGATGCACTAGCTAAAGTTCTGGTAGCCGCTGGTTACTTTAAGCTCAAAGATGAAATTTCTGTCATCGTTGGTTTGCCTTTCCTTTCTCTAGAGCAATTTGAACGGGAAAAAGCTCAACTGATGAGTTTGATTAGTGGTCCCCATGTGATGAATTTCCGTGGCGAAACTGTATCGTTAAACGTCACTAAAGTTTGGGTAATGCCAGAAGGCTATGGTAGCTTGCTGTGGTGTGAAACCCAACCAAATAAAGGCTCTTCGATGCCTGATTTGACAAAGGTATCAGTGGGTATAGTGGATATTGGACATCAAACCATTGACTTGTTGATGGTTGATAACTTCCGCTTTGCTAGAGGTGCTTCCAAGAGTGAAGACTTTGGTATGAGCAAGTTTTATGAAATGGTGGCTAAGGAAATAGAAGGTGCTGATAGTCAATCTCTAGCACTGATTTCTGCTGTAAACAAGCCCAAAGGTGATCGCTTTTATCGTCCTAAAGGTGCAAGCAAACCCGCTAACCTAGACGATTTTCTCCCTAACCTCACAGAGCAGTTCTCACGGGAAATTTGCTCGATCGTGTTAGCCTGGTTACCAGAGCGTGTAACTGATGTGATTATCACAGGTGGCGGTGGTGAGTTCTTCTGGGAAGATGTACAACGTCTGCTCAAAGAAGCCAAAATTCATGCCCATTTGGCGGCACCCTCACGCCAAGCTAATGCTTTAGGGCAGTATATTTATGGAGAGGCGCAATTATCTGCTGTTCGCGCTGCTAGGTAA
- a CDS encoding Gfo/Idh/MocA family protein, with the protein MQNSMSVAEANLYSQRNQPRSIRIGVIGVGNMGQHHTRVLSSMKDVELVGVSDINVERGLETASKYKVRFFEDYCDLLPHVDAVCVAVPTRLHYAVGINCLLAGIHVLIEKPIAASISEAESLVNAAAESQCILQVGHIERFNPAFKELSQVLKTEELLALEAHRMSPYSARANDVSVVLDLMIHDIDLLLELAGSPVVKLTANGTRSLDSGYLDYVTATLGFANGIVTTLTASKVTHRKIRRIVAHCKNSFTEADFLKNEILIHRQTNTNPLNDHRQVLYRQDGLIEKVYTSNVQPLSAELEHFVNCVHGGNQPSVGGEQALKALRLASLIEQMALEERVWNPLDWQSESRVQSLTPTV; encoded by the coding sequence GTGCAAAATAGCATGTCAGTGGCAGAAGCAAACCTATATTCACAGCGCAACCAGCCACGATCAATCCGCATAGGCGTGATTGGGGTCGGTAACATGGGACAACATCACACCCGCGTACTGAGTTCAATGAAAGATGTTGAATTAGTAGGTGTTTCAGACATTAACGTTGAGCGCGGCTTAGAGACCGCAAGCAAATACAAGGTACGTTTTTTTGAAGACTACTGCGATCTCCTACCCCATGTAGATGCAGTATGTGTTGCCGTACCAACCCGCTTACATTATGCCGTGGGCATTAACTGCCTGTTGGCGGGAATTCATGTTTTGATTGAAAAACCGATCGCTGCAAGTATTTCTGAAGCAGAATCTCTCGTAAACGCTGCTGCCGAATCCCAATGTATTTTGCAAGTAGGTCACATTGAGCGTTTCAATCCAGCATTTAAAGAACTCAGTCAAGTCCTGAAAACGGAAGAATTACTAGCCTTAGAAGCTCATCGAATGAGTCCTTATTCAGCTAGGGCTAATGACGTTTCCGTAGTGTTGGATTTAATGATCCATGACATTGACCTACTTTTAGAATTAGCTGGTTCTCCCGTCGTGAAATTGACAGCTAACGGCACTCGTTCCCTAGACTCTGGTTATTTAGATTATGTGACTGCGACTTTAGGGTTTGCCAACGGTATTGTCACTACTCTCACTGCCAGTAAAGTTACTCACCGCAAAATCCGCCGCATTGTTGCCCATTGCAAAAACTCATTCACGGAAGCCGATTTCCTGAAGAATGAAATTTTGATTCATCGCCAAACTAATACCAACCCTCTCAACGACCATCGACAAGTCCTTTACAGACAAGATGGTTTAATAGAAAAAGTCTATACTAGTAACGTTCAACCTCTCAGTGCAGAATTAGAGCATTTTGTCAACTGCGTGCATGGTGGCAATCAGCCTTCAGTGGGTGGTGAACAAGCCCTCAAAGCTCTGAGATTAGCGAGTTTAATTGAGCAGATGGCTTTGGAAGAACGGGTTTGGAATCCATTAGACTGGCAATCCGAATCAAGAGTACAATCACTAACGCCAACTGTCTAG
- a CDS encoding DUF3326 domain-containing protein, with the protein MHRPYTAVLIIPTGIGAAIGGYAGDALPVARVISQVCDHLITHPNVLNGASLYWNIPNASYVEGYGLDQFAAGCWGLRPVHSNRVGLLLDQGIEPELMLRHLQASDAARATLGLNITNHVITDSPLDVELSISASGASWGTIGNPDSLLRAAEILIKKEKAEALAVVTRFPDKIDEEAAQNYRHGKGVDPLAGAEAVISHLLVRTFQIPCAHAPALAPASPDPDLSPCSAAEELGYTFLPCVFVGLSRAPQFITKREVINSLQADIWADQVDAVIVPANACGGNALLNLSQNQCQIITVAENKTLIQVPAPALGIKSIQVNSYLEAVGILVAHKAGISPWSLVRE; encoded by the coding sequence ATGCACCGACCATATACAGCGGTTTTAATTATTCCTACTGGCATTGGGGCTGCTATTGGGGGATACGCGGGAGATGCCTTACCAGTAGCCAGAGTTATATCACAGGTGTGCGATCACTTGATTACTCATCCCAATGTCTTAAATGGTGCAAGTTTATACTGGAATATTCCCAACGCTTCCTATGTTGAAGGTTATGGACTTGATCAATTCGCTGCTGGATGCTGGGGTTTACGTCCTGTCCATAGTAATAGAGTAGGTTTGCTTTTAGACCAAGGAATTGAACCTGAATTAATGCTGCGACACCTGCAAGCCTCAGATGCAGCCAGAGCTACATTAGGATTAAATATTACCAATCATGTCATTACAGATTCGCCCTTGGACGTAGAATTAAGCATTTCTGCCTCTGGTGCAAGTTGGGGAACAATAGGCAACCCAGACAGCTTATTAAGGGCAGCAGAGATATTGATTAAAAAAGAGAAAGCAGAAGCGCTCGCAGTTGTTACCCGTTTTCCCGATAAAATAGATGAAGAAGCAGCCCAAAACTATCGTCATGGTAAAGGCGTAGATCCACTAGCAGGTGCAGAAGCCGTAATTAGTCATTTATTAGTCCGAACTTTTCAAATTCCATGCGCCCATGCGCCAGCCCTTGCTCCAGCATCCCCAGATCCTGATTTATCACCCTGTTCCGCTGCCGAAGAATTAGGTTATACTTTTTTACCTTGTGTCTTTGTCGGCTTAAGTCGCGCTCCCCAATTTATCACCAAAAGAGAAGTTATCAATTCTTTACAGGCAGATATTTGGGCAGATCAAGTTGATGCTGTTATAGTACCGGCAAATGCTTGTGGTGGCAACGCATTGCTGAATTTAAGCCAGAACCAATGCCAAATAATTACAGTGGCAGAAAATAAAACTTTGATACAAGTCCCTGCGCCAGCTTTGGGAATCAAATCTATACAGGTAAACTCATATTTAGAAGCAGTAGGTATCCTAGTCGCTCACAAAGCAGGTATTAGTCCTTGGTCATTAGTAAGAGAATAG
- a CDS encoding DnaJ C-terminal domain-containing protein, with amino-acid sequence MQNLQNFRDYYEILGVNKEASSEEIKKVYRRLARQYHPDLNPGNKEAEEKFKTIGEAYEILSDPSRRSQYDQFSRYWKQKGFAGGKQTPKPKAWGDNRPNNGRSNQEVDPSEFPDFESFINQVIGVRSRKDSRTTADNTTTTDPFRTPRTKVSYTVNTPPRTTRRDIEARLTLPLEKAYQGGNERIRLEDGRSLEVTMPPAMVTGQTIRLRNQGIGGGDLYLKITVEPHPLFKLEGSNIFCQVPVTPSEAVLGGQVEAPTLDGPVKMTVPPAVRSGQRFRLANKGYPGENGKRGDQLVEVQIVTPKNITDEERQLYEKLREVETFKPRADLI; translated from the coding sequence ATGCAAAATTTGCAAAATTTCCGCGATTATTACGAGATTTTGGGAGTAAATAAAGAAGCCTCTAGCGAAGAAATTAAAAAGGTTTATCGCAGGTTAGCAAGGCAATATCACCCTGATCTTAATCCAGGTAACAAAGAAGCAGAAGAAAAATTTAAGACTATTGGGGAGGCTTATGAAATTCTTTCCGATCCCAGTCGACGATCCCAATACGACCAGTTTAGCCGCTACTGGAAACAAAAAGGCTTTGCTGGTGGTAAACAGACACCAAAACCCAAAGCTTGGGGAGATAATCGCCCTAACAACGGTCGCAGTAATCAAGAAGTAGATCCTAGCGAGTTTCCTGATTTTGAAAGTTTTATTAATCAGGTCATTGGTGTTAGGAGTCGCAAAGATAGCAGAACTACAGCAGATAATACAACCACTACCGACCCATTTCGGACTCCCAGAACCAAAGTCTCATATACAGTTAACACCCCACCCCGCACTACCCGCAGGGATATAGAAGCCAGATTAACTTTACCACTAGAAAAAGCTTATCAAGGTGGTAATGAAAGGATACGCTTAGAAGATGGGCGCTCGCTCGAAGTAACTATGCCCCCAGCAATGGTGACAGGTCAAACCATCCGCTTGCGAAATCAAGGCATTGGTGGAGGCGATTTATACTTAAAAATTACCGTTGAACCCCATCCGTTATTTAAACTAGAAGGTTCTAACATCTTCTGTCAAGTTCCTGTAACTCCCAGTGAAGCAGTATTAGGAGGACAAGTCGAAGCACCAACTCTCGACGGTCCCGTAAAAATGACTGTTCCTCCTGCTGTCCGGTCTGGACAAAGATTCCGTTTAGCTAACAAAGGCTACCCAGGTGAAAACGGAAAACGCGGTGATCAATTAGTAGAAGTTCAGATAGTTACACCCAAAAATATTACAGATGAAGAAAGACAGCTTTATGAAAAATTGCGGGAAGTTGAAACCTTTAAACCCCGTGCGGATTTAATTTAG
- a CDS encoding DedA family protein yields the protein MLEWIINTINSLGYVGIALLMFIENLFPPIPSELIMPLAGFTASPYQPGGAKLNIVGVFLSGLVGSVLGALIWYYPGKFLEERPLKALANKYGKWLTISSEDIDKAKGWFNKQGSKTVLIGRLVPGIRTLISIPAGMSNMPLPSFLFYTILGSGSWVGLLTFSGYWLGSQYELVDKYLAPLSKIVLSGLVLVFFSWVLKRQGQRTRR from the coding sequence ATGCTCGAATGGATAATTAACACAATCAACTCCCTGGGATATGTGGGAATCGCTTTGCTGATGTTCATAGAGAACCTTTTTCCCCCCATACCTTCTGAATTGATCATGCCACTGGCAGGATTTACAGCCAGCCCCTATCAACCAGGAGGTGCAAAGCTGAATATAGTAGGCGTATTTTTGTCAGGACTTGTGGGTTCTGTACTGGGCGCACTAATTTGGTACTATCCAGGTAAGTTTTTAGAAGAACGACCCTTGAAAGCTTTGGCTAACAAGTACGGTAAGTGGCTGACTATATCGAGCGAAGATATTGATAAGGCTAAAGGCTGGTTTAATAAACAAGGTAGCAAAACAGTATTAATTGGTCGCCTTGTGCCGGGAATCCGTACCTTAATCTCCATTCCCGCAGGTATGAGTAATATGCCCTTGCCTTCCTTTTTATTTTACACAATCCTGGGGAGTGGTTCCTGGGTTGGCTTGTTGACATTTTCAGGATACTGGTTGGGTAGTCAGTATGAACTTGTCGACAAGTACCTTGCGCCTTTATCTAAAATAGTTTTGTCGGGTTTAGTGTTAGTATTCTTTTCTTGGGTACTCAAGCGCCAAGGCCAACGAACTCGGAGATGA
- a CDS encoding CPBP family intramembrane glutamic endopeptidase, producing the protein MVEQQKQEPEIPYLTRTQVLVAMGATAILLWILAKVWLRFGNVSLFKLYWYPRDLFLGVGLGLGITLLSGLTHRFSAPYRKSADYYLEIVLKPLALPDLIWLGLLPGLSEELLFRGVMLPALGADHVAVIVSSLCFGILHLSGSEQWPYVIWATIIGIIFGYSALLSGNLLVPIVAHILTNWLSSYLWKIRRFS; encoded by the coding sequence GTGGTTGAACAACAAAAACAAGAACCAGAAATTCCCTATCTTACCCGCACCCAAGTGCTTGTAGCTATGGGCGCAACAGCTATTCTTTTGTGGATACTCGCCAAGGTGTGGTTACGCTTTGGCAATGTTTCTTTATTTAAGTTGTATTGGTATCCCAGAGATTTATTTTTGGGAGTGGGGTTGGGCTTAGGTATTACTCTTTTAAGCGGACTAACTCATCGCTTTTCTGCTCCTTATCGTAAAAGTGCAGACTATTACCTAGAAATTGTACTCAAGCCTTTAGCTTTGCCAGACTTAATTTGGCTGGGATTGTTACCGGGGTTAAGTGAAGAATTATTATTTCGCGGTGTGATGCTACCCGCTTTAGGTGCTGATCATGTAGCGGTTATTGTCTCCAGTCTTTGTTTTGGTATTTTACACCTTAGTGGTTCAGAACAATGGCCTTATGTGATTTGGGCAACTATTATTGGCATTATTTTTGGATATAGCGCCCTATTAAGCGGCAACTTATTAGTCCCAATTGTCGCTCACATCCTGACGAATTGGCTATCTAGCTATTTGTGGAAAATACGGCGATTCAGCTAA
- a CDS encoding 2Fe-2S iron-sulfur cluster-binding protein encodes MSKTYAVEINHQGKIYNLQVPENETILATAEAAGLEMPASCHAGVCTTCAALITEGRVDQSEGMGVSLDLQEEGYALLCVSKPLSNLKIETEKEDIVYQRQFGKDQ; translated from the coding sequence ATGTCTAAGACTTACGCCGTTGAAATCAACCACCAAGGCAAAATCTATAATTTGCAAGTTCCAGAAAATGAAACCATCTTAGCTACTGCAGAAGCAGCGGGTTTAGAAATGCCGGCTTCTTGTCATGCTGGGGTTTGTACAACTTGTGCTGCTTTGATCACTGAAGGAAGGGTAGATCAATCTGAGGGTATGGGTGTAAGTCTAGACTTGCAAGAAGAAGGTTATGCACTGCTTTGTGTTTCTAAACCTCTTTCTAATTTAAAAATTGAGACAGAAAAGGAAGATATAGTTTATCAAAGGCAATTTGGTAAAGATCAGTAA